The Planktothrix tepida PCC 9214 genome has a segment encoding these proteins:
- a CDS encoding FxLYD domain-containing protein, producing the protein MLDQFNGFNQVVGISLISLSVTTILVTSNHQNFTRAQENPGCFIVDHAERVVNLDGICIPQVKAELEPPAIIKGIALTGTRIIRERSEVPLITGTITNTTNQTIQVNSIKLQFQDKSTGVVITTETLDVEAYLAPKQSREFRKPVFKDSDLGGRRESNIKMPPDFIDWI; encoded by the coding sequence ATGCTGGATCAATTTAACGGTTTCAATCAAGTTGTAGGAATTAGCTTAATTTCTCTATCCGTGACTACTATTTTAGTGACTTCTAATCATCAAAATTTTACTAGGGCACAAGAAAATCCTGGTTGTTTTATTGTTGATCATGCAGAGCGAGTTGTTAATTTAGATGGAATTTGTATACCTCAAGTTAAAGCTGAATTAGAACCCCCGGCTATTATTAAAGGAATTGCTTTAACTGGTACAAGAATAATTAGGGAAAGGTCAGAGGTTCCTTTGATAACAGGTACAATTACAAATACAACAAATCAAACAATTCAGGTTAATAGCATAAAGTTACAATTTCAGGATAAATCAACAGGAGTTGTTATTACAACTGAAACATTAGATGTAGAAGCTTATTTGGCTCCTAAACAAAGCCGTGAATTTAGAAAACCTGTTTTTAAGGATTCAGATTTAGGAGGCCGCAGAGAAAGTAATATAAAAATGCCACCGGATTTTATAGACTGGATATAA
- a CDS encoding DUF732 domain-containing protein, with protein MKTNRLISKITLSFTFFYLFLYSTLEVKSQELEGCFWINSFDQSMRIPTYMCGKLNSTLQNPTQSLNNLSQEQAFIEDYKKLANSQEEPLLRSLLLSTIKNSPDGEVNEAKKFCATFQSGQSYQDIIKSESEKLSQQQEGSATYRANLRLVSFRFVLATKHFCPQFASQINPEE; from the coding sequence ATGAAAACGAATAGATTAATATCAAAAATTACTCTATCATTTACATTTTTTTATCTGTTTCTATATTCAACTTTAGAAGTAAAATCTCAAGAACTTGAAGGTTGTTTTTGGATCAATTCTTTCGATCAAAGTATGCGAATTCCAACTTATATGTGTGGAAAATTAAATTCTACTCTTCAGAATCCTACTCAAAGTTTGAATAACCTATCACAAGAACAAGCTTTTATTGAAGACTATAAAAAATTAGCTAACTCCCAAGAAGAACCTTTATTAAGAAGTCTTCTCTTAAGCACGATTAAAAATTCACCCGATGGAGAAGTTAATGAGGCAAAAAAATTTTGTGCTACTTTTCAATCAGGCCAATCTTACCAAGATATTATTAAATCTGAATCAGAAAAACTGTCTCAACAACAGGAAGGTTCAGCAACATATAGAGCTAATCTTCGCCTGGTCAGTTTTCGTTTTGTCTTAGCTACTAAACATTTTTGTCCTCAATTTGCATCTCAAATTAATCCAGAAGAGTAA